AATCTTGATTTCAACTGTCCAGTAGACTCAGAGCAGCCGCCCATGCGGACTGTCTGTTTTTGCATCCGTCCCAGATGAACCAGAGAGCAACCTGTCCGAAAGCTAACAGGCTGTTGCAAAACCCCGGGCACTGGCCGTTTTATACTTTGCCAGCCGGGCTTTTCAACAACCTGCTATCAATTTCAACTTTCCAATACGACAGGGAGTACTTCCAGAGTTCACTGACAGACACGATGCAGAAAAGCACAACCGGCGAGGCTAATGCCCCACCGGTCGTCAAGAACAATCAAACTAGCGACGCAGGCTCAGACGCTGGATCAGCTCCAGGTAGCGGTCTGCGTTCTTGCGCTTCAGGTAATCAAGCAGCTTACGACGCTGGTTTACCATCCGGATCAGACCGCGGCGGGAATGGTGATCCTGCTTATTGGTCTTGAAGTGATCCTGCAGCTTGTTGATG
This DNA window, taken from Marinobacter halotolerans, encodes the following:
- the rpsO gene encoding 30S ribosomal protein S15, giving the protein MALSAEEKAQIVKDFQQGEGDTGSPEVQVALLSHNINKLQDHFKTNKQDHHSRRGLIRMVNQRRKLLDYLKRKNADRYLELIQRLSLRR